From one Planococcus citri chromosome 3, ihPlaCitr1.1, whole genome shotgun sequence genomic stretch:
- the LOC135838921 gene encoding probable peptidoglycan muropeptide transporter SLC46 → MPKNRSRILKIMSVEPALCLYTMVFVMIDSTITNLLLQKKCRFNCTSEPDLNTPCDDEKQGILFVSEVNSIYRLSMYLLCSIYVVLAAGWSDIAGRRRRPLILFPIIGLICQSVMGCLHTYFWSWPPFTAALSNLIFDVISGGIPVINVASITYMCDVTDVKSRTMKLGLLSAARTFGDLVGFGSSGFVLRSVGFFYSFFLCLMLSSMALVLALFLVEDISIPVDKKPHICQFFNLMRIKDATEVVYKKSLGRNRIVVTMLFVISTSVFITTQGENGVQYLFLRYKFHWDERDYSFYVIYRYIGVIIGNVFCSVILSNILGVHDGLIGVFAGTWDTIAAFGYLFASQNWHLYIIPIFDIFHGTAYTASSAFLSKYYNSDEFGRLQSFLTLFGLLIPACHPIYSEIFRRTLEVFPSSYFIFSIALDVIVVLLYCLSYSLSKKFQTKKAVGQEEMPMMM, encoded by the exons ATGCCTAAAAATCGATCTCGaatcttgaaaattatgtcCGTCGAGCCGGCACTTTGCCTTTACACCATGGTCTTCGTAATGATCGATTCCACAATCACCAATCTTTTGCTTCAGAAAAAATGCCGATTTAATTGCACATCGGAACCAGACTTGAATACACCTTGCGACGATGAAAAACAAGGAATACTTTTCGTATCCGAAGTAAATTCCATCTATCGATTATCGATGTACTTGCTGTGTTCAATTTACGTCGTGTTAGCGGCGGGCTGGAGTGATATAGCAGGACGTCGTCGAAGACCTTTGATCTTGTTTCCCATAATAGGATTAATTTGCCAGTCAGTGATGGGATGTTTACATACGTATTTTTGGAGTTGGCCTCCCTTCACGGCTGCTTTATCAAATCTCATATTTGACGTGATATCTGGCGGAATACCAGTAATAAATGTGGCAAGTATTACGTATATGTGCGATGTGACTGATGTGAAAAGTCGTACCATGAAATTGGGACTTTTATCAGCTGCCAGAACTTTTGGTGATCTTGTAGGATTCGGAAGTTCCGGATTTGTGCTCCGTAGTGTGGGATTCTTTTATAGTTTCTTTCTATGTCTGATGTTATCGTCAATGGCGTTGGTATTGGCGTTGTTTCTAGTCGAAGATATATCAATACCAGTTGACAAGAAACCTCATATTTGCCAGTTCTTTAATTTAATGCGGATCAAGGATGCTACCGAAGTGGTGTATAAGAAAAGTCTGGGACGGAATAGGATCGTGGTTACGATGTTGTTTGTTATTTCTACTTCGGTGTTCATTACAACGCAAG GAGAAAATGGTGTTCAATATTTGTTTCTTCGGTACAAATTTCACTGGGATGAACGAGACTATAGCTTCTATGTTATTTATAGGTACATCGGAGTCATTATAG GAAATGTGTTCTGCTCAGTAATTTTGAGCAACATTTTGGGAGTGCACGATGGATTAATTGGTGTTTTTGCCGGAACATGGGACACTATCGCTGCTTTTGGATATCTGTTCGCGAGCCAAAATTGGCATCTTTACATAA TTCCTATATTCGACATATTCCATGGTACCGCTTACACGGCGAGTTCTGCATTCCTGAGTAAATATTACAATAGTGACGAATTTG GACGTCTGCAATCTTTTCTTACTTTATTTGGACTACTGATACCAGCCTGCCATCCCATATACAGTGAAATCTTCCGCAGAACGTTGGAAGTTTTTCCTTCGTCATATTTCATCTTCAGTATCGCATTGGATGTGATAGTTGTTTTATTATATTG cTTATCGTATTCActtagtaaaaaatttcaaaccaaaaaagCAGTGGGACAAGAGGAGATGCCAATGATGATGTAG